Sequence from the Gracilinanus agilis isolate LMUSP501 chromosome 6, AgileGrace, whole genome shotgun sequence genome:
GTATAAAATTGCCAACATACCATAAAAGTGCTTCCTGTTTgcatcttttctgtctttcaagaGTGCTAGGCAAAGACTagtgcattgattttattttgaaaattcattttcctaattaatttatgtactctctcccttttcctaccCTATCtaccctcccacctcccacccaTCCTCACCCTGCGTCCAGAGAATTCTTCCTTACAAGCTAAGAGAATCTGAAATAGTTCCAAAATCCAAGTAGTCACTCAGAAGCCAGAATAATCCAAAGACAGAAGCACACAATTCTACAGCTGTTAGATATTCTGTAGTGGAAAATTCTGTAACAGAACATTTTAAATAGCCAAGAGAggcatttaaaaaagtttatgttaaatctttaaaatgtttCCACTTTAAAAAAGCAACTCTTCTTCCATAAAATATTAACAAGACAGGATCAGCCATTTAGGCAGAaggcttgttttgttttctacAGAACAAGGAATGTTAGGTTTTTACTTAGGTGATATTAAAATTAACACCAGTAATTCTCATTTGTTTTGTTGCTAATCTATTGTGCTCATCCTTGCATTGCccacattttgtttcattttctttttctaccggTGGAATTGGTTTCAGGAATGGAAAGCAGCTGGAGTAGAGCAATTGCGCCTCAGCACAGTGGATATGACGGGGGTTCCAACCTTGGAAAACCTAAAGAAAGGCGTCCTCTTTACTCTAGAATACACAGAACTGGGGAAATGTGTCTATATTCATTGCAAGGCTGGGCGCTCCAGAAGTGCCACCATGGTGGCAGCCTATTTGATGAAGGTATGAGATTGggcatgttttaaaaaaacacttgcAGGGACCCCATCAACACAGCCCACTGGGCTTCCTATACAGGGAGCCATCCAAGTGGATGTGACCAGTTAGAGATCTAGCATAGATAGAAAAGAGCAGGCCTCAGGTTTCTTCTCCCCCAGCAGAAAGAGAAAAGTTCTGAGGATTTCTCTTAAATATCTTTGCATCTCCTAGCACTTACTAGTGCACTACccatagaaataatttaataaatagttattcaGTGAATGAATGTGTCTCTGTCATGTGCTACTGGAGGTCACGgaatttgagaagaaagagaatgtttTCAAGGCAGTAATGAGTCCAAGCACAGGTTTCTTTAGGTACTAACAATTAGCCCTGGGTGGAGAAGATGCTTTCTGTAGCCTTCTCAAGTTTCAGAAGAATATGGGTCCTTTAGAACAAACACCTGAACTAGCAGGTGACAATCTCATTGGATTCCTAGCTCTCTCCATTTCCAGTCTAATGCAGCAGCCTTTCTATATACATCAATGACAGAAGCATGAGAGAAATTCAGtttgaaatgaaatgatttgagAGAGTAGTCCTCCCCTGGTCCCTGAACATGTGATCTTTGGGCTTAGGCTGAGATCTTCCTCAATTTAtacctttctcactttccttttacTCCAGGTATACAACTGTAGCCCAGAGGAGGCTATAAAAGCTATCGCCAAGATCCGCTCCCACATCCATGTCCGAACGAGGCAGGTAGACGTCCTCAAGGAATTCTACAAAGAGCTCTTGGCTGAATCAGGAAAAACCTAAGGCTTGAAAATCACTGTATGAATGAAGTAGGGAGACTGGAAAGAACTCTTAAGGCTCTGCTGCTCATTACAGAATAAAGAAGTACATTCAGTGGACCCTAGGCCTGTAACCCATAATAGGCAGAAAAGCAACCTGTTCTACCAGAAATGTGCCGAAGGATTTATAACCATTCCTTCTGTCCACTTGTTTTGCTCCAATCTCAGAAAACTGTTCATACTACAACAACAGCTAAGTGTAGCCTCAATTTTCAATGGATTTTATCTTTTTCTACATGGGGGccaagaaaattaatttgataaGTATATATTGAGGCACCATGGGcctaatatttttacttttatcattTCTCACTGCAAAGCATTTTAACCCcaggaaaggcaaagaaagacCTTAGTTCCTGACCTTCATAGTTGCCcagtttcctttcttaaaaaGCTCTTGattttggaaaagagagaaagtgttACACCAGCATAGTCTTTGGCATGTAGTTACAGTGCTTTAGGAGATGACCCATTCAATGTTAGACAGAAACACATACTCGTCCCACCAAAGATTTTTATTACTGAGAACAGTCCTGGCTTTTGCCTGGGTTCACGGCCTCTGCAAGAGCAGGAGCTACTTTCATGTTGCAAAAACAGTTTCTGCTATGAATCAGAAACAAAGTCTTTGCCCCAAAAATAGTTACAGGGTAACCTAGAAATAAGtgctatttatttactttaacaAATGAGAAGCCACTACAGAGAATTTCCAGAATCCAAGATCCTCATTGTGGTCCCTAAAGAGCAGCCAAGCACAGCTAAGGCCAATTCCCTCACTAAAACCATAGATCAGAGCCTAAAGGAAAACAGCAGTCTGTTTTCTTCAGTTCACAAGAAAACAGCATCTCCTCTATTGTTTCAGCTCCCTTTAAAGAAAGGGGTTTGGGCCCTCTATGCCAATAGGGTGAAAGGTTCTCATGTTTAATTTTCTTCAGCTTGGGGGGAACGCTGTGCCaaagagatcaagcagctgctgtGTCTAAACCAAGCACAGATGTGCCTGGGGATTTTGAGCAGCAAGCAATCCCGGGTAGGGGTCTGAGATGCCTCTGTATAAAAAGCCCCAAAGAGAGCTGAACCCTACGCCAGCTTGGGAAGAGGCTAGAAGAAATTGCCCAAGTAAGGTGAGCAATAGAAGGTAGCATGGTGGTAGGATTCCTTGGAACAGTAGGTTTTGAGGCCTCCCAGGttggagtgaggaagaagggaaggaaacagaCAGAAAAAGGAAGGTAGAACAGTTCCGACTCCTTTCTCTAGGACCTTAGGCCAATACAAATTGCAGGTTGGTGAGCAATACTTTGATGCCACTGGTGACTGTTAGAGCTGAGGTGGCAGGGTCAAGCTTGTAGGTATTGGCATCCCCTTTTTTGTAGTGGTCCCGGAATACATAAATACTGCCATTGCAACTGGCAATCTTCCAGAAGGAAGGAGCTGAACTCCAGGCCTCAGGAAGGCAAAGCCGGGTGAAGCTATCCAGCAGGGGGTTATAGCACACTAGGGAGTCCCCCTCTGCCACAATGAACACCAGATCCTTATGTACAGCTGCATGCATGTGGCCTGCAAAGGGCAGCAGATAGGGCTTCACTTGGCATTTCTCTGTCTCCGTATCAAAGCACTGGATGAGCCGAGAAGGTTTTGTAAAGAAATCCAGGTCATTCTCTTCACCCCCTAGCAAATAGATGATCCCATTGAGATTGGCCCCAGCAGCCCCCGATACTGCCACCTCCAGCTGGCTAGTCTCTGTCCAGACATTGTCTCCCACCCGATAGTAGATAACGGCATTTGAGAGGGTATCTTGGAGGGTTTTGCCACCTAAAGAGTAGATGGCATCTTTTCCAGGGACAGAAACCAGAGTGTGCTGAAGCCGGTCCCTGGGCAAGGGAGCACACCATTCCCAGTCAACCGTTGCATTGTTACATTTCCACATACGTCGGGGGATGGATCCACCTACCACGTACAGGTCACCACCATGCTTGCAGGCTGCTGTGATCTGATGGCACAAGCTATTCTGGCCACTTACACTGATAGAGTCATCCCCAACACAGCGTAGGGAGACAGCCAGGGAATGAGTACGAGATGATTCCTTCCCAATCAGGTAAATGTGTACATTCTCTCCAATCTCCTGTTCACACAAAACACAGAAATGGTCATTAGAAAGTTCTAGCTGAGGAAGGCCTGATCCCAATAAGCTCCCCTTCCCGCTGCTGTCTTGCTCAAACTCACCCCCATCTGGTGACTGTGGGAGCCTCAGCCTGACTCTCCTCCTATCACTGTCTTTCCAGGGCTTTTAATGCTAGAGGAAGAGAGTTAATTGCACTCAGATCTCCAGCTGTTTTACTGTGGTTGTAAGTTAGTTAATTATAGGGTCTATAAGGTTTCCTAAGTTTGTTGTGGTGGAAAGATCACATTTAGAAGTAGCTGCTTCCATCAATGGGTACCAGCCACAAAAAGGGACAGAAACCAGGGTTGGACTGCTTTTTATCCATCTGGTTCAAAGAACACAACCTTCTGGACAATCTCCCACTACCAGTTCTGTAAAGCCAGGCTTCCCTTGTCCTTATTGCCTACACTAGGGAGGCCAGATTGCctgaagtgggggggggggggttattaTGTAGGTCTCTAAGGAATTTCATACCTTTAAGCTGGACCTAAGAGATTCTGAAAAACTCTCTCGCTCTTCTTTGTTGAAATTCACCCAGGTTTCTATTGCCTCCAATGGGTTCTGGGAACATGGGACTCCAtctggggaaaaggaggaggagggaagcagAGGAAGACCACTGACACAATCATTCCATAAGTTATTGCCAGACGCATAAGTGACAGAAACCACAACATttacttactttttttcttagaggaaaaaaaagttggcTAAAAGGATGGGTTTGTATGGCCAAGGCTTCCACCTAAGCAGTGAGTGAGGTTCCCACATACAATAAGGATTGTGAAAAGTCAGGTTTCTGCTTTTATCTCCAagaagggtggggtggggggggcagtGTTCACTCAAAGGGCCAAAttcttcaatttttcatttcAATAGTTTGGGAATTCATCCCTAACATTTACACCAGATCAGATACACAGGCCTCCCAAGAGCCTATGAGCATGGGACCGGATTCCTAAGGAGAAAACTGCCCCCAGCACCTGGCCAGGTTGTTGTCCCTGGCAGAGTTTCCACCTTGGGGCTCCCTTTACCGGGCAGGTACATCCGGGGCTAAGAGTACCACGGGAGGGGAGCCTCGGGGCGTGCCCGCCTGCCCACCCCAGCTTACCTTTGACGATGTCGCTGAGTAAGTGATGGGGCAAGTGCAGGAACTCCTCGGTGTCCTGTAGCTGGGCCAGGTGGgtcttggcacagtgcttggcggCGGCATAGAGCGCGGCGTCGCTGTGCCGGTCGGCCAACCACATCACCTGCAGGCAGTTGGCAACCTGCACGGTGCGCGCCAGGAAGCGGGAGCACTCCTGGAAGAGGGCGGGCAGCTGGTACATGTCGGAGACTTCGTAAATCTCCTGCAGCTCGTCGGCGCGCAGCTTCACGGTGCCGTGGTAGATGTAGCCCACGAGCAGCTGGAACACAGCCTGGCTCACGTCCCGCAGCACGATCACGCGGTTGCCTGCTTCGCGCAGCTTCGACGTGAACAGGGACCTGAAGAAGCAGCTCTGGGCCGCCAGCACCAGCCGGTGGAGCTGGAACTCGCGGCCCTCCACCGAGATGGTGACGTCGGCGAAGAGCTCTTCCTCCAGACACAGCTTCATGATGCCCTGCGCCACGCGGCCCGAGTGCGAGCGGTCCTTGAACGTATAGTGCACGAAGTAGTTCTCCTCTGTAGTCGAGTCCTCGGGAGACTCCATGGTGGGACGGCTCTCAGCGGGGGCCAGCTGGGAGGCAAAGGCAGCGGCCATGGGTActcgcgcgcgcgcgcgcgcgccgGAATCAAAGTCTGAGGCGGGTCGGACAGCGCTTCGCTTGGTTGCGGGGGCCCTTTAAGCGCCTCGCGGCCCCCCTGCCCCGCCCACTGCTTCTCTcagccctctcctctccccagctCCCCCACTCACCTGCGTCTCCAGCTCGCATCCCGCACCCGGAACGGAACCTCTGGCTCGAAGCCCGCGTCTGCCCGGATCCAACGCCCGCTGTCCCTTTCCGCTTCCGGTCCGTGCCCTTGGCGCTCCGCGTCCTATCGAGTTCCCCTCAGGCTTGGCGTCCCGAAGACACTATGGCAGCTGCCCTGTTGCGGGGGCTCGCGGGGGCAGCTGGTGTGCGGGCGGGGCGGGGAGCGGCCGGGGCCGTCTCGGGCCTCCCTCAGGCCGCGTCTATGGTTGTAGGGGCGGCTCGCGCCGGGGTCCTGCTACCGGTGAGAAAGGAGAGCAGCCCGGCGGCCGGAAGCCAGCACCGTGAGTAGTGTCCCCGCCCCCGCCGCGGCCTCTGAGCCCCGGGTGGGGGAAGGGCTCCCTGCGGGACCGGAGCACTTGGGGAGCGGATGGGCGGCCAATGCGGGGCCCCCTCGGCCGGAGAGGGCCGGGAGCGAACAGCTAATGTCCCGACCTGGGGCCGCCGCTCACGTCCTCGCCGTGTCACTTTGGCCTAGTCACTTCGCCTCCCCAGGAAAATGGGTTGTGGGAGCACATCTTCCCTAGGGCTGCGGAGAGAGACCGAGGAGAGGCTGGCTGCAAGCGTTCGGGAAATGGAATTATGGGTGTTACAGGTAGTGCCGCCGAGGAAGCAGACCTGGGGGTAGCGATTAACCTCCCCAGGCCTCCGAGTCCTTCTTTAAATCAGTGAACCTCTGCTCATCCTCCTGCACTGTGCCTGCCACAGCACTACAGAAAGGCTTGGTCACTGACCTAAAAGAGGCCGTTCCTTTTTACAAAGAAGTAAAGTTGACTCCCTAGGTCTCCCACAGATTGccgctcagtagatagagaatcaggcctggagaccggaggtcctggatATGAATCTgaactcctagctgtgtgatcctgggcaagtcacttaatcccaatcgcctagcccttaccactctattgccttggaaccaacacgtagtattgagtctaagacagacgataaggcttattttttaaaaactgtacaaTTTTGGTTCAAATCTATCTTAAAACACTTGTTTTCtttgtgacccagagcaagtcacttaagcataGTTGACTATAGCCTTTgcctgctcttttgtcttagaatggatgccaagaaggtaagggtttgggtttcttaggttgctttttttttttttaagtgcattgGCACTTGAACTTAGGTTTGCAGTTTATGATGCCTTATAGTGTCTTAAGGAGGTTAGTTCCACTAAGGGCctatgacagtgatggcaaaccttttagagacaaagtGCTGGGCCATGCTCCCACACCCCCAGACCTAGTGCTCTCCCCATGCCCTTCCCGctcttatcccagacaggggaggagaaagtgcccccattgggctgctggccaGAGGGGCTAatcaaatgaggaatgtcctcccTTGCATGGAGGGGGGGGTGGGAATCAGCTCCACCTAGAGTCCCTCTGGgattctagtttaaaaaaaaaaaaaaagactgcaggGGTGCCCACAAAGAAAGCTTCATGTGCCCTTTTGACATCACGAGCCCATGAGATAAGATGCGAAATTTCTTTGAAAGAGATACAGAGGTggagaatatttatttatttatttgtggtatttatttcaacaagcatttattaagccctcaATATATGCCAGGAATTGCATGTCCCCCCCTCCCAATGTTAATGTTATACTTGGTAGGATAGTCATGGTGTCCAGAACAGTCTCACTGTACTTTACTCCTGCCATATAACACCTTAAAAGTCTTTTGTCCTGACTGCCACATTTTTAAGAGTGACATTGACAGGCTGGAAAGTGTCCAGGGCATGTCCAGGATAATGATAGAACTGGCCCAGGCCTTGGCACTGCTTGAAGTACTAGTATGATTGTAGCCAAAAGAAAATTTCAGGAAGCTTATCTGCACTTAGTTAGACTGGCCCTTAGAGGAGAAACACTACTTGTTCATGTTAGGTGTGTACTTGAATTATTTATAGTTTGAATAGACCTGCCAGGAGGCATAAACTACCATTAATCACCCTTAAATCCCAGAGTCAGCTTCCATACCATGATAAAGCATTGATTGAGGATTTCAGTGCAACAAGACACCAACAGTATCAATACAATACATAATTCTTATTACAGAAATACAAAGAGCTGTAGgagttaaagaagaaaagagtcatTCAGCTATGCTGACAAAGGAAGGTTTCTTGTACGGGAGAAAGGTTTTTAGTTAACAAGACTTTATTGTGGAAAAGCCACTAGATTTTCAGAGTTCTGACCTGGGCCTCAACCTCAAATCCCAGCCTAATCCTATGAAACTTTTCATCCAAATGCTTTCCAACCAAAACATTCCTACTGTGTTTGTTTCAATGTTATGTTCTCTGCAATGCTGTATAATTTTTCTGACTCCCAGGTACCAAGTCTTAAAACTTTCAGGTTTCCCTTAGAATCACTGCTAAGAAGGCTCCATGTAAGGCCTTGAATgccctagcccagtgatgggcaaacaaacctgcaggccagatgtggccccctgcaatgttctatccagccctgcaacattattcctaatctgacgaatagtaggatgagtaggatacaatacagtgaaacttcgaaagagttgccttagaaacagactgacagatgagcatttcctttcctttggcctcctctttaaaaagtttgcccatcactgccctaggcagCCTAGAGGAAATGTCCCaggctttcttccttctctcaacACTCATTCCCATTCCATTTGCCCTCTGAAAAaataggatttctttttctttttgctttccagCCACAGTTAGACAGTGGGATGAGGTGACCCATAAGCAGCTCTCTGCTTTTGGAGAATATGTTGCTGAGATCCTACCCAAATATGTCCAGCAAGTTCAGGTATGCCTCTTGGTTGTAGACACTTTTCATGGGCTCTGGGTCAGGACTCCTGGGGAGAGTGGTTGTGGGTTGACCAGtcctttagcatagtgcttagcaAATACTCAGCACTTAATGACTTTTCCTTAACTCAGGACCTCAGGATGTTTGATTCTAATCTTCTACCTGTTCTGCCCCAAAAGAATGACTTCAGCCTGATTGCAACCTTCTTTCAGAAACTCTGGGTTTCCTTTTCCCTGCCTCCTAGGTATCTTACTTCAATGAACTAGAGATCTGTATCCATCCTGATGGAGTCATCCCTGTGCTGACATTCCTCAGAGATCACACCAATGCCCAATTCAAATCTTTGGCTGATTTGGGAGCAGTTGATGTCCCAACCCGGCAGAACCGTTTTGAGGTAGGTATAGAGAATCAAGAAGATTAAAAAGTTAGGAGGAGAGATGGCTTATTGTGGCAGCACTTTGTGGATTATGTGAAAGCTTTTTGGAAACTGTAAGCAATATACCTGTTACTGTGGTACTATGGTGTATTTATCCACTCAGGGACTTGTAATTATTTTTGGCTGTTCATCATCAGATTATGACCCCACCATTCCTTAGAAGATGGTGTTGTGAATCATTGTAGCCGCCATAAAAACTTGTCCCATGGCAGTGGCTGGCATCCTGGAGATGAACCTCTTCAGATTTAGTCCAGCCTGTCCTCGGACAATAGGCAGTCTCTCATACTGTGCTTTTGAAGCTTTTCCACCTTGGTGTAGCACCCGTAGAACTTTTGCTGAAAGGTGTCTTTCTGCCTTGAGGGGCATCAGAATAGGACTTGAATAGAGAAATGCCTGGCAATCCATGAGGCAAAGTGGATGCACTATAATACATGCACTAGAAAATGCCACCAAccatgttattttctttccttctctacaagATTATTGAGTCTACAACTGTTCCTGAAATGTTGGCAAACTAGACCTCTGTTAACATTATTTATTATAGCTCTAAACATCATCCAATCTGGAGCCTTCTCTCCCTGCAGAGTTAGAATTTTCATGAAGTTCACAGAAGTCATTCTACATAGTATACATCTCTGATCACATCCTAAAATGAGATTTGTCTCATAGAACAATTACTTCTGTGTGCCGGCAGGCAGTTGGATACAGAGGGTGCCTCATAGGAACCCTAAGCGGGGTTGGTTGTAGCACCACCTTCTGGGAGAGAGTCAGAAATTGCCGAGAGTTCTCAAGAGCTTGGTCTTCTCTACAATTGCCTTTGCTTGGGGTGAGGGTAATGTCTGCGCCCTCTCTAAGAATAGGCAGAAAAGGTACACAGAACCCTTGGGAATTCAGATACAGGTGAGTCTCCAGAGGGTTTGAActtgaagaagggaggaggacGCAGTAGCTCTTGGAAATGGCAAGCTCTGACCCAGTGGTCCACACGCTTGTTCAGTTTCAGCTTGGTCTCATTTCAACCTCATTGCTTTTGCTGGAGCCCTCGTAGAATCCAATTCACTTTTTccattctgtttcctttttagaTTGTTTATAACCTGCTTTCTCTGCGCTTCAATTCTCGGATCCGGGTAAAGACGTATGCAGATGAGCTGACTCCTGTTGATTCTGTAGTCTCAGTGCACAAAGCTGCAAATTGGTATGAAAGGGAGGTGAGTTCCTGAAGGCTAAATAATCCAGTGGGAAAATGGAGCAGTGCAGTGGACCTTAAGCAAAGACATAGCAGGAAATGTGAACCTGGTGTCTGGATTCCCTCTCTTCTAGATATGGGACATGTTTGGAGTCTACTTTGCCAATCACCCTGATCTCAGGAGGATCCTGACAGACTATGGGTTTGAGGGGCATCCTTTTCGGAAGGACTTCCCCCTCTCTGGATATGTAGAGGTACTGGGAACCTGGGTTTGGTCATTTGTGATTCCATGATCTATCAAGCCTAGATGAGTTCACCCTGAGACCAGAGCCTCCAAGATCATCCCCCAAAAGGTCAGGGAGGGGcatctaggtgcctcagtggatagtgagccagacctagagacagggggtcctggtttcaaatctgtccACAGATACTCCATAGCtgtgtgttcttgggcaagtcacttaaccctcattgcctagcccttactgctcctttgccttgaaaccagtacacagtattgattgtctACAATGTGCCAAATACCATGCTGGGCCTTGGAAATTCCCATACAGAGAACGAAACaatctgttctcaaggagttttctttctaatggggagataatatgtatgtgtaaaaGTATAAACTGAATAAATGTAAAGAGGATTAATACAGTTTTTTAACTACATTAGTGTTTGAGAGGAAGGGCTTAGGACagcgatggtgaaccttttagagactgagtgcccagaCTACAACCCTCATGATGCATGCCCCTCTCACCTCCCCCttttactccagacaggggagggaggaagcactcccatctGGGgatgctgctgggcagaggagtgagtgatgtgagaaatgtcctctgttgtgtggagagggggaagggagtggcccctctggcacatgtgggTGTCTTGTACAGAGCAGCTGGAAAAGTAGAATGAGGCCAGGTCCTGAAGATTTGGAAAGCTAAATAGTGCAGTCAGCATTTGTAGTTTGTAGGGGAACTTGGTAGCAGAGTATATAGATGGATTAACCCAATTCCATCAACACTGCTAGAGAAATCAAAGAATCTCCACCTATGGAAATGATCATCATCAGCATCTGCTTTTGTTTCATCCTTATTTGCTCTTACCTAGCTCTGGGGCCCCAGGCATCTCCATGGACCCCTCTGTTATCTCCTCCTCACTTAGTTGTAGTAAGGGTCAAAGGAGATCTTACATAGCGAGCCTACCGAAAGCACTATGGCTGACCAGTTTTCAGTCCCACATCAGCTGAGGCATAAGGAACCATGTTGTCACAGATCTTGCTTCTTGAGGCAGTAGTTCTGGTACAGGATGGCGCCTTGTTGGTTGGACAGAAGATGAAAGGATGGGGCAGTGATCAGAGAAGACTTGGGATCAGAACTAGAGAGCCCTCTCGTTCTTTGCAGGTCCGCTACGATGATGAGGTGAAGCGGGTCGTGGCAGAACCAGTGGAACTAGCCCAGGAGTTCCGGAAGTTTGACCTGAACAGCCCCTGGGAGGCTTTCCCTGCTTATCGACAACCTCCAGAGAGACCCAAACTTGAGGCTGGAGTTAAGAAACCTGAAGCTAAATAGCTCCTGGCAAGAACAGAGCCCACCTTGTAACAGAGTATTTATGTAAATAAAGACTTACTTGGACTTGCAGCTTCCTATTTTGGGGTATGTCTGAAAACCCAGGGGAGCCTTCTGGTATCCTTTGTTTAGAGAATGACGGTGATGCATGTGAAGGAGGGATGAGGAGGACAACAAAGTTGGGAGTTAATCTTAGCAGGTTAAAATGCCACGGCTGTGCCCCAAGAGCTCAAACAGTTCAGTCAGCCATCATCACAGGCAGGATTCAGTTATGTTCTCAATGAGACAAAGTGGACTCTACCTCGACTGTGCCTGCCTTGTTGGATCCCAGAACCCAGTCTGGCTCAGGCAGTTTATCTCCAAGA
This genomic interval carries:
- the KBTBD4 gene encoding kelch repeat and BTB domain-containing protein 4 translates to MAAAFASQLAPAESRPTMESPEDSTTEENYFVHYTFKDRSHSGRVAQGIMKLCLEEELFADVTISVEGREFQLHRLVLAAQSCFFRSLFTSKLREAGNRVIVLRDVSQAVFQLLVGYIYHGTVKLRADELQEIYEVSDMYQLPALFQECSRFLARTVQVANCLQVMWLADRHSDAALYAAAKHCAKTHLAQLQDTEEFLHLPHHLLSDIVKDGVPCSQNPLEAIETWVNFNKEERESFSESLRSSLKEIGENVHIYLIGKESSRTHSLAVSLRCVGDDSISVSGQNSLCHQITAACKHGGDLYVVGGSIPRRMWKCNNATVDWEWCAPLPRDRLQHTLVSVPGKDAIYSLGGKTLQDTLSNAVIYYRVGDNVWTETSQLEVAVSGAAGANLNGIIYLLGGEENDLDFFTKPSRLIQCFDTETEKCQVKPYLLPFAGHMHAAVHKDLVFIVAEGDSLVCYNPLLDSFTRLCLPEAWSSAPSFWKIASCNGSIYVFRDHYKKGDANTYKLDPATSALTVTSGIKVLLTNLQFVLA
- the NDUFS3 gene encoding NADH dehydrogenase [ubiquinone] iron-sulfur protein 3, mitochondrial, which encodes MAAALLRGLAGAAGVRAGRGAAGAVSGLPQAASMVVGAARAGVLLPVRKESSPAAGSQHPTVRQWDEVTHKQLSAFGEYVAEILPKYVQQVQVSYFNELEICIHPDGVIPVLTFLRDHTNAQFKSLADLGAVDVPTRQNRFEIVYNLLSLRFNSRIRVKTYADELTPVDSVVSVHKAANWYEREIWDMFGVYFANHPDLRRILTDYGFEGHPFRKDFPLSGYVEVRYDDEVKRVVAEPVELAQEFRKFDLNSPWEAFPAYRQPPERPKLEAGVKKPEAK